DNA from Agathobaculum sp. NTUH-O15-33:
CAACGGCGCGCAGCGTGCGGTCGGGCTTGCCGGGGCGCAGATAATTGGTGGAACTGTTCAGCGTCACCGCGACCCTGCCGCGCGAGGCCGCCGCCGTACCGGCCGCGACGTCGCACAGGGAATAGATCGTGCCGCCGTGCGCCATGCCGAGGGGGTTGAGCAGTGCGGGAGATAGCGCCAGCGTGACCTCCGCGTGCCCCTCGGTCAGTTCGGTAATCTGCATGTTCATCAGGCGGTTCAGGCCGCTTTGCTGCTG
Protein-coding regions in this window:
- a CDS encoding PaaI family thioesterase, which produces MLSTHEILKWRQQQSGLNRLMNMQITELTEGHAEVTLALSPALLNPLGMAHGGTIYSLCDVAAGTAAASRGRVAVTLNSSTNYLRPGKPDRTLRAVATERKAGRTTGVFLVEVFDDRGEHVADATFTMYYTGQTLEDMICPVED